The stretch of DNA AAATACGGCTGTTGCATCAAACATGTAAGCAACCGAACCGCTCACACCCATGTTTCCGCCGTTTTTCCCAAACGCAGCCCGCACATCAGAAGCGGTCCGGTTCACGTTGTTTGTTAAGGCATCTACGATTACCATAGAGCCGCTTGGTCCAAATCCTTCGTAGCGAAGCTCATCGTAGTTTTCTTCCGCTCCGCCTTTTGCTTTTTCGATCGCCCGGTCTATAATCGTTTTAGGCACGCTGTATGTTTTCGCGCGCTCGAGCACCATCCGAAGCGCCTGATTGCTTTCTGGATTCGGCTCGCCCTGCTTGGCTGCTACATAGATTTCACGGCCGAATTTGGCGTAAATACGGCTTGTGTTGGCATCTTTTGATGCTTTCTTTTCTTTAATGTTATTCCATTTACGTCCCACACTGAACACTCGCTTTCCATTTTACAATCTAGGTTTATTATACAATAAACCTAGAGCTCCATACAAAGAGGGTTTATTGATCCCG from Domibacillus sp. DTU_2020_1001157_1_SI_ALB_TIR_016 encodes:
- a CDS encoding YebC/PmpR family DNA-binding transcriptional regulator; this encodes MGRKWNNIKEKKASKDANTSRIYAKFGREIYVAAKQGEPNPESNQALRMVLERAKTYSVPKTIIDRAIEKAKGGAEENYDELRYEGFGPSGSMVIVDALTNNVNRTASDVRAAFGKNGGNMGVSGSVAYMFDATAVFGLEGKTADEVLELLMEADIDVRDVLEEEDSVIVYAEPDQFHAVQEALKAAGVTEFTVAELTMLAQNDVTLSEEDLAQFEKMIDAIEDLEDVQQVYHNVDLG